Sequence from the Synergistaceae bacterium genome:
CTCAGCCGTGAAGCTCAGTATAGGCGCAATCATCCGCGTTAAGCACGACAAAATTTCGTACATGGCCGTCTGCGCGCTCCGTCTCGTCAGAGAGTCTTTTGCCTCAACGTATAATCTATCTTTGCTTATGTCGAGGTAGAACGCTGACAGCTCATTGACGCAGAAAGAGTGAATCAGCGACACAGGCACGTGAAATTCATACTCATCAAGCGCATTGCGTACGCGGGCTATTATCCTGTGGAGGCGGTCGAGAATCCATTTGTCCATCGACAGAAGGGACTCATACGGCAGTGATTTACCCGGCGTGAAGTCGTGAAGGTTGCCGAGAAGGAAGCGGGCTGTATTTCGGATTCTCCTGTAAGTCTCGGATAATGTCTTGAGGATGTCATTCGAGATTTTGACATCGTTCCTGTAATCCGTTGACGCTACCCACAAACGCAGAATATCCGCGCCGAACTGATTGCAGACATCGCCGGGTGCTACGGTGTTTCCGAGTGATTTCGACATCTTCCGGCCTTTTCCGTCAAGCGTGAAGCCGTGAGTCAGCACTTCAGAATACGGAGCGCGCCCCTTTATCGCGACTGAGGTCAATAATGACGACTGGAACCACCCGCGGTGCTGGTCGCTGCCCTCAAGATACATATCACACGGCCATGATAACCCGAATTTCTCATTAAGCACCGAAATGTGAGATACTCCCGAATCAAACCAGACATCAAGAATGTTGCTGTCCTTCTCGACGTTGTGAGAGCCGCATTTGTCGCAGCAGGCTTTTTCTCCGAACAATGACTCTAAATCCTCGCGCCACCATATAGATGTCCCGTCCGGGGAAGTTTTCACTTTCTCCGCAAGCATTCTGATACGGTCGGGAGTAAGCGTGAAAGATCCGCAGTCCCTGCACCTTATCGCCGGAACAGGGATTCCCCATACCCTTTGGCGGGAAATGCACCAGTCCGAGCGCGAGCTTACCATGTTATATATCCTGTCGCGCCCCCAGTCGGGAATCCATTTCACTCCCTCGTCGATTACCTTCAATGCCTCGTCCCTGAACTGAGTCACGTTGATGAACCATTGATCTGTGGCGCGGAATATTACCGGGCGTTTGCACCTCCAGCAGTGCGGGTAGCTGTGCGAGATTTTCCCGAACCCTAAGAGTCTTCCTTTGTCGCGTATGAGGTCAATTGCTTTCTTTCCGCCCTCGTCTAATGTCATTCCGCCTACAATAGGTAATTCCTTCTCGAATCTTCCGGCGTGGTCAACTGAGCTGTACACTTTGAGGCCGTATTTGACTCCCGTCTCGTAGTCTTCAACGCCGTGCCCCGGTGAAGTGTGAACGCAGCCTGTTCCCGTCTCAAGCTCTACATAGTCGGCAAGCACTACAAGTATTTCATGCTCGTAGAACGGGTGAAGGGGCTTCATTCTCTCAAGCTCCGCGCCTTTTACTGTCAATATTGCCTCGCCGAAAGTCATTCCCGTGTTGGCCTCGATGGATTTCTTCAGCTCACAGGCGAATGCGTAGACTTTCCCGCCCGACTCGTAGAATCCGTAATCATATTTCGGATGGACTGCAACGCCCGCGCTTGATGGCAGAGTCCACGGAGTCGTCGTCCATATCACTATGTATACATCACGCCCGGAAAGCTCCGGGAATTTCTCGCCCGCTCCGGGTAACGGATACGCGACATAAACGGACGGCGAGTCCTCGTCCCAGTACTCAATTTCCCCGGCGGCTAGGGCTGTCTGGCAGTCAGTGCACCAAAATACCGGCTTCAATCCGCGGTATATGAGTCCTTTCTCTACCATGTCGGCGAATGCGTGAAGCTCTAAGTGTTCATATTCGGGGTCAAGCGTGATATAGGGATGTTCCCATTCACCGAGAACGCCAAGACGCTTGAACTCTTCCCGCTGAACATCGAGATAGTGTAACGCGGTCTGCTTGCACTTTGCGCGGAGTTCTACGGGGTCGACTCCTGTGCCGAGCTTAGAGAGTCCGCCGTCTTTGAGGGATCGCAATTCTATCGGGAGTCCGTGAGTGTCCCAGCCGGGTACGTATGGCGTGTAATGGCCGGTCATAGTCTTTGCTTTGACGATAAAGTCCTTCAATATTTTGTTGAACGCGGTGCCGATGTGAATATCTCCGTTTGCATAGGGCGGGCCGTCGTGGAGCTGGAATTTGTTGGGTGAATGCTCATGTGCGTGAAGTGCTTTGTGATAGATGTCATGAGAGTCCCAGAATTGCAGGAATGACGGCTCACGCTTGGCGAGGTTTGCCCGCATTGGGAAATCTGTTACGGGTAAATTCAGGGTGTCCTTATAGTCTTTTGCCTCCATAAAATTTTGTGCCTCCTTAGTTTTTGGGTGAACAATTCGCAAATA
This genomic interval carries:
- the ileS gene encoding isoleucine--tRNA ligase, translating into MEAKDYKDTLNLPVTDFPMRANLAKREPSFLQFWDSHDIYHKALHAHEHSPNKFQLHDGPPYANGDIHIGTAFNKILKDFIVKAKTMTGHYTPYVPGWDTHGLPIELRSLKDGGLSKLGTGVDPVELRAKCKQTALHYLDVQREEFKRLGVLGEWEHPYITLDPEYEHLELHAFADMVEKGLIYRGLKPVFWCTDCQTALAAGEIEYWDEDSPSVYVAYPLPGAGEKFPELSGRDVYIVIWTTTPWTLPSSAGVAVHPKYDYGFYESGGKVYAFACELKKSIEANTGMTFGEAILTVKGAELERMKPLHPFYEHEILVVLADYVELETGTGCVHTSPGHGVEDYETGVKYGLKVYSSVDHAGRFEKELPIVGGMTLDEGGKKAIDLIRDKGRLLGFGKISHSYPHCWRCKRPVIFRATDQWFINVTQFRDEALKVIDEGVKWIPDWGRDRIYNMVSSRSDWCISRQRVWGIPVPAIRCRDCGSFTLTPDRIRMLAEKVKTSPDGTSIWWREDLESLFGEKACCDKCGSHNVEKDSNILDVWFDSGVSHISVLNEKFGLSWPCDMYLEGSDQHRGWFQSSLLTSVAIKGRAPYSEVLTHGFTLDGKGRKMSKSLGNTVAPGDVCNQFGADILRLWVASTDYRNDVKISNDILKTLSETYRRIRNTARFLLGNLHDFTPGKSLPYESLLSMDKWILDRLHRIIARVRNALDEYEFHVPVSLIHSFCVNELSAFYLDISKDRLYVEAKDSLTRRSAQTAMYEILSCLTRMIAPILSFTAEEIWQEMRKTDASLPESVFLADFPEQDSSRLNDSLNSLWAEAVTLKGAVSRMLETMRAAKTIGTSLEASVQVKRAEGLAKLEGAFTAEELADIVIVSKFEWADELTLPNVFDDADTGFKIAGGFAPGEKCPRCWKYEEHPNANGLCHRCAHVMNEE